One window of Mauremys reevesii isolate NIE-2019 linkage group 4, ASM1616193v1, whole genome shotgun sequence genomic DNA carries:
- the LOC120404902 gene encoding regenerating islet-derived protein 4-like, translating to MDPRTSLYLVLIFIAWGACSQENCLCARGFCDHGWVQYQDSCYKAVMQPTKWHEAEVACQSYGKNSHLASIHSAEENDFIFHLMGKPLDYTKGQAYWIGAHDTFKEGSFMWTDGSEYNFRTFPPSQPDGLPGENYLGSWILQNGFVTWNDYGTSWSFPFVCKYILRNSCRDCSV from the exons ATGGATCCCAGGACATCCCTCTACCTTGTGCTCATCTTCATTGCCTGGG GTGCCTGCTCCCAGGAGAACTGTCTCTGCGCCCGCGGCTTTTGTGACCATGGCTGGGTGCAGTATCAAGACTCCTGCTATAAGGCTGTGATGCAACCGACAAAGTGGCACGAAGCTGAG GTGGCATGTCAAAGCTATGGCAAGAATTCCCATCTGGCCTCCATCCACAGCGCAGAGGAAAATGACTTCATCTTTCACCTGATGGGCAAGCCGCTGGATTACACTAAAGGACAGGCCTACTGGATCGGCGCACACGACACTTTCAAG GAGGGGTCTTTCATGTGGACGGATGGTTCCGAATACAATTTCCGGACATTTCCTCCAAGCCAGCCCGATGGCCTCCCGGGAGAAAACTACCTGGGCTCCTGGATCCTGCAAAACG GCTTTGTCACCTGGAACGACTATGGCACCAGCTGGTCCTTCCCGTTTGTTTGCAAATACATCCTGCGGAACAG CTGCAGGGACTGCTCCGTGTAA